GAAATATTCCTGAATTTATATTTAAAAAATTAAAGCTTTAAAAAAATGAAAAAATTGTATTGTTTTGATTTTGATGGGACTCTTACCTATAAAGATACTATGTTTATGTATCTTAAATTCTACAATTCTACAAAATACCGGATACAATTTTTGAGACATGTACCGCTCTTTATTCTGCTGAAGCTAAAACTGGCTGAAACAGAAAAAGTGAAAAAAAGCTTTATCGGGTCTATTTTGAGAGGGCAGACTCAGGAAAAGATTGAAATGAAATCTAAGCAGTTTTTTGAACATCATTATCCTGAAATTGTGAGGGAGAATGCGTTAGACTTTATAAAAAATATCGATAGGAATAATACACAAAGTTTATTGGTTACTGCTTCACTGGATATCTGGGTGAAGCCTTTTGCTGATGAACTTAAAATGGAGCTTGTTTCTACGCGGGCAGAGTTTAAGAACGGTGTTTTCACAGGAAACTTTGTGGGTAAAAACTGTAACGGACCCGAGAAATTAGTAAGAATTAAAGAAGAAATTAACGATTCTAAATACGATAAAATTATCGCATTTGGTGATACTTCCGGTGATCGGCCAATGTTGAAATGGGCAAATGAGGGACATTACCAATTTTTTCATTAATTTTGGAAGATAAAATTGTAGAAAATGAAAAGTCTTTTATCGGTATGTATGATAATTTTTATGAGCTGTGCATCCGCGCCGTCTCATCAATCATATGCCATAAAGGAAAAGACTGAACTGCTTGTCTCTGAATCACAGGGAGGAGCAGATAAGGCTGGATTCAGAATTATTAAAGATGAAAAAGATTTTCGCAGCACCATCAGAGGAAGT
This genomic window from Chryseobacterium sp. MEBOG06 contains:
- a CDS encoding HAD family hydrolase; its protein translation is MKKLYCFDFDGTLTYKDTMFMYLKFYNSTKYRIQFLRHVPLFILLKLKLAETEKVKKSFIGSILRGQTQEKIEMKSKQFFEHHYPEIVRENALDFIKNIDRNNTQSLLVTASLDIWVKPFADELKMELVSTRAEFKNGVFTGNFVGKNCNGPEKLVRIKEEINDSKYDKIIAFGDTSGDRPMLKWANEGHYQFFH